The Chryseolinea soli genome contains a region encoding:
- a CDS encoding phosphoglycerate kinase has product MKTINDINFKGKRALIRVDFNVPLDKSFNVTDDNRIRATIPTLNKILKDGGSCILMSHLGRPKEGPEDKYSLKHAISKTEQLLGRPVKFAGDCIGDEAYKLSAALQPGEVLLLENLRFYKQEEKGDVAFAEKLSKHGDIYVNDAFGTAHRAHASTTIVAQFFKEKCAGYVMAAELDNAKKVMEKAAKPFTAIMGGAKISDKLLIIENLLDKVNNLIIGGGMAYTFFKALGGHIGNSLVEEDKLELAKELIQKAKAKGVDLLLPIDSIVADKFAADANTAIANNHAIQDGWMGLDIGPQSIAVFSKAIGESKTILWNGPMGVFEMEKFAGGTKAVAEAVVDATKKGAFSLIGGGDSAAAVAQFGFNDQVSYVSTGGGALLEYFEGKVLPGVKALE; this is encoded by the coding sequence ATGAAAACCATCAACGACATTAATTTTAAAGGCAAGCGCGCCCTGATCCGCGTTGACTTTAATGTTCCCTTGGACAAAAGCTTCAACGTCACAGACGACAACCGGATCCGTGCCACCATCCCAACCCTGAACAAGATCCTCAAGGACGGCGGTAGCTGCATCCTCATGTCCCACCTGGGCCGTCCCAAGGAAGGACCCGAAGATAAATACTCACTCAAACACGCGATCTCAAAAACGGAACAACTGCTGGGACGCCCCGTAAAATTTGCCGGCGACTGCATTGGCGACGAAGCCTATAAACTCTCCGCCGCGTTGCAACCCGGCGAAGTGTTGCTGTTGGAAAACCTTCGCTTCTATAAACAAGAAGAAAAAGGCGACGTGGCCTTTGCCGAAAAACTTTCCAAACACGGCGACATCTATGTGAACGACGCCTTCGGAACCGCGCACCGCGCCCACGCGTCCACCACCATTGTGGCCCAGTTCTTCAAAGAGAAATGCGCCGGCTACGTCATGGCTGCCGAACTCGACAACGCCAAGAAGGTGATGGAAAAAGCCGCGAAACCTTTCACCGCCATCATGGGCGGCGCCAAGATCAGCGACAAACTGCTCATCATCGAAAACCTCCTCGATAAAGTGAACAACCTCATCATCGGGGGCGGTATGGCCTACACCTTCTTCAAGGCCTTGGGAGGCCACATCGGTAACTCATTGGTAGAAGAAGACAAACTTGAATTGGCCAAAGAACTCATCCAAAAAGCAAAGGCAAAAGGTGTAGACCTCTTGTTGCCCATCGACTCGATCGTGGCCGATAAATTTGCCGCCGATGCCAACACCGCCATCGCCAACAACCACGCCATCCAGGATGGTTGGATGGGGCTGGACATTGGTCCCCAATCCATCGCCGTCTTCTCCAAAGCCATTGGCGAATCCAAGACGATCCTGTGGAATGGACCAATGGGTGTTTTTGAAATGGAAAAATTTGCCGGCGGCACCAAAGCCGTGGCGGAAGCCGTGGTGGATGCCACCAAAAAAGGAGCTTTCTCTCTCATCGGTGGTGGTGACTCCGCTGCTGCCGTTGCACAGTTTGGCTTTAACGATCAAGTGAGCTACGTGTCTACCGGCGGCGGAGCCCTGCTGGAGTATTTCGAAGGAAAAGTGTTGCCCGGTGTGAAGGCGCTTGAATAA
- a CDS encoding pentapeptide repeat-containing protein, which yields MSFVQKRLKKLNELFNSIIEKPLLTSTLVLVTVTIIVLGLSMQYYINEFDTFIQQVLAEAHGMIFDIAVIGILIFWLNQNGEIRQRIRTYKDEIDDFRLWESEEAAFRTVGNIKRLNRHKIHEINLVNCYLSRTNLNYANLAGSNMNSANISQSSLIESNLENARLNQTNFENSNLNQANLKGAYASGANFKDAFLIKAHFENAFLIKANFNNAFLMESDLQNCYLMGADFENASLYKADLRGAKGLTVEQLAKVKTLYLAKFDEEILEQIKTALPALVGV from the coding sequence ATGAGTTTTGTACAGAAGCGGTTGAAGAAGCTGAACGAACTTTTCAATAGCATCATTGAAAAGCCGCTCCTTACTTCCACGCTGGTCTTGGTAACCGTCACCATCATTGTGCTGGGCCTCAGCATGCAGTATTACATTAACGAGTTCGACACCTTCATTCAGCAGGTGTTGGCCGAGGCCCATGGCATGATCTTCGACATTGCCGTGATCGGTATTCTCATTTTCTGGCTCAACCAAAACGGCGAGATCCGCCAACGCATCCGCACCTATAAAGACGAGATCGACGACTTTCGCTTGTGGGAGTCGGAAGAAGCCGCCTTTCGTACGGTGGGGAATATCAAACGTCTGAACCGCCACAAGATCCACGAGATCAATTTGGTGAATTGCTACCTGTCGAGGACCAACCTGAACTATGCCAACCTCGCGGGATCGAACATGAACTCGGCGAATATTTCGCAGTCGTCGCTCATTGAATCGAACCTGGAGAATGCGCGGCTCAACCAAACGAATTTCGAGAACTCCAACCTAAACCAAGCCAATTTGAAGGGTGCCTACGCCAGTGGAGCCAACTTCAAGGATGCTTTTTTGATCAAGGCCCATTTCGAGAACGCCTTCCTCATCAAAGCCAATTTCAACAATGCCTTTTTGATGGAGTCCGACCTGCAGAATTGTTACTTGATGGGTGCTGACTTTGAAAATGCCAGCCTCTACAAAGCCGACCTGCGCGGGGCCAAGGGATTGACCGTGGAGCAGCTCGCTAAAGTGAAAACCCTCTACCTGGCCAAGTTCGACGAAGAGATCCTGGAGCAGATCAAAACCGCACTGCCGGCCTTGGTGGGCGTTTGA
- the mgtE gene encoding magnesium transporter, whose protein sequence is MEQQPLVEFELTVEFRARFQEALDEHDADFIRKTLQDVKPADITTLLYEFTSEESKYVMDLLDIETQAEIISDLDRDTRKRFLKVYPPSEIVNFLNQLASDDTADILNELPIKEREQVLSGLEPELKMQVTELLRYEEHVAGGLMAKELIKARYNWTVVECVNEIRKQAENVNKFYAVYVVDEQDVLLGRVALQDLIVSDAKTLVADIYEHDVVSAETYLPDTEVAEMMKKYDLESIPVVNVQGQLVGRITIDDVVDVITEQAEEGRQIMAGITENIEEDDSVWRNTRARLPWLLIGIFGGLMNAKFMGLFEAELVRITAIAFFTPLIQATGGNVGIQSSSLIVQSLANPDFVDEGLWKRLVKVFFVAILNGVFLSLLVFGANVLLFGEYRLSLVVSLALFSVVLFASFIGTITPLILNKFGFNPALAAGPFITTTNDLLGLTIYFFTVHVML, encoded by the coding sequence GTGGAGCAACAACCCCTGGTTGAATTTGAGTTGACCGTAGAATTCCGGGCCCGTTTCCAGGAAGCCCTGGACGAGCACGATGCTGATTTCATCCGGAAGACGCTGCAGGATGTGAAGCCCGCCGACATCACGACGCTGTTATACGAATTCACCTCCGAAGAGTCGAAATATGTGATGGACCTGCTCGACATCGAGACCCAGGCCGAGATCATCAGCGACCTGGACCGCGACACGCGCAAGCGTTTTTTAAAAGTCTATCCTCCCTCCGAGATCGTCAACTTCCTCAACCAACTGGCCTCCGACGACACGGCCGATATCCTCAACGAGCTCCCCATCAAAGAGCGCGAGCAGGTGCTGAGCGGCCTGGAGCCGGAACTGAAAATGCAGGTAACGGAACTGCTCCGCTATGAAGAACACGTAGCGGGCGGGTTGATGGCCAAGGAATTGATCAAAGCGCGCTACAACTGGACGGTGGTGGAATGCGTGAACGAGATCCGCAAGCAAGCCGAAAATGTAAATAAATTTTATGCCGTCTACGTGGTGGACGAGCAGGACGTGTTGTTGGGCCGCGTGGCGTTGCAAGACCTGATCGTGTCGGACGCAAAGACCTTGGTGGCCGACATCTACGAGCACGATGTGGTTTCGGCCGAGACTTATTTGCCGGATACGGAAGTGGCCGAGATGATGAAGAAGTACGATTTGGAATCCATTCCCGTCGTGAACGTGCAAGGCCAGCTTGTGGGAAGGATCACCATCGACGACGTGGTGGATGTGATCACCGAACAAGCCGAAGAAGGACGCCAGATCATGGCCGGTATTACGGAGAACATCGAAGAAGACGACAGCGTGTGGCGTAATACCCGTGCGCGCCTGCCGTGGTTGCTCATCGGTATTTTTGGAGGCTTGATGAACGCCAAGTTCATGGGCCTGTTCGAAGCAGAGCTGGTGCGCATCACCGCCATCGCTTTTTTTACGCCCCTCATCCAGGCCACGGGCGGCAATGTGGGCATACAATCTTCGTCGCTCATCGTGCAGTCGCTGGCCAATCCCGATTTTGTGGATGAAGGCTTGTGGAAACGTCTGGTCAAAGTATTTTTTGTGGCCATCCTCAACGGCGTGTTTCTTTCGCTGCTGGTGTTCGGTGCCAACGTATTGCTGTTTGGAGAATACAGATTATCGCTGGTGGTTTCGCTGGCGTTGTTCAGCGTGGTGTTGTTTGCCTCTTTTATCGGCACCATCACCCCGTTGATCTTGAATAAATTCGGATTCAATCCCGCCCTCGCTGCCGGACCCTTTATTACCACCACCAACGACCTGCTGGGATTGACGATCTACTTTTTTACGGTTCACGTAATGCTTTGA
- a CDS encoding NAD(P)-dependent oxidoreductase: MPLCLVIDPMHESLFAMMTAIGWQVDYKPTITRDEIKSIHQGYDGLIVRSKTTIDRDLFGPSPTIRLIGRAGAGLDNIDLGYMQEKGIHVLHASEGNRDAVGEYAVGALLSLLRNIPRANHQVRQQVWDREGNRGEEIMGKTVGIVGYGNMGQSFARRLSGFGCKVLAYDKYKTGFSDAFAREASMETLWSETDILSLHIPLTTETRMMVDTPYLARFKKPIVFVNTARGEIVSLSDLAAALGKGLVRGVVLDVLENEKLATLTLNQRQAFDFLAGRADVILTPHIAGWTFESHVKINVALVEKIKALQLEKKV, from the coding sequence ATGCCCCTCTGCCTTGTTATCGATCCCATGCACGAAAGCCTCTTCGCCATGATGACGGCGATTGGCTGGCAAGTGGACTACAAACCCACCATCACGCGCGACGAGATCAAATCCATTCATCAAGGATACGATGGTCTTATCGTGCGCAGCAAGACCACCATCGACCGCGACCTGTTTGGGCCTTCGCCCACGATCCGGTTGATCGGCAGGGCCGGGGCGGGGTTGGACAACATCGATCTGGGATACATGCAGGAGAAGGGCATTCACGTGTTGCATGCGTCGGAAGGCAACCGCGATGCGGTGGGGGAGTATGCCGTGGGCGCATTGTTGAGCCTGCTGCGCAACATACCACGGGCCAATCATCAAGTGCGCCAGCAGGTGTGGGACCGCGAGGGCAACCGGGGTGAAGAGATCATGGGAAAGACCGTGGGGATCGTGGGCTATGGCAACATGGGCCAGTCGTTTGCGCGGCGGCTCTCGGGTTTCGGATGTAAGGTTTTGGCCTATGACAAATATAAAACCGGCTTCAGCGACGCTTTTGCCCGCGAGGCATCGATGGAAACCTTGTGGTCAGAAACCGACATCCTGAGCCTGCACATTCCCCTGACGACGGAGACCCGGATGATGGTAGACACCCCTTACCTGGCGCGTTTTAAAAAGCCGATTGTTTTTGTGAACACGGCCCGGGGCGAAATTGTGTCGTTGTCCGACCTGGCCGCAGCCCTGGGGAAGGGCTTGGTGCGTGGGGTGGTGCTGGACGTGCTGGAGAACGAAAAACTCGCAACACTCACCCTAAACCAGCGCCAGGCCTTCGATTTCCTGGCCGGGCGGGCGGATGTAATATTGACCCCCCACATTGCGGGCTGGACATTTGAATCACATGTAAAAATAAATGTAGCTTTGGTAGAGAAAATCAAGGCGCTACAGTTGGAGAAAAAAGTTTAG
- the greA gene encoding transcription elongation factor GreA, whose translation MSKKISYYTKEGLEKLKGELTHLKSKGRADIAHQIAEARDKGDLSENAEYDAAKDAQGHLEAKIAQLEDLVSNARLLDETNIDTSKVSILSKVTIKNKKNGASVTYTLVSEEEADLKAGKISTMSPIGKGLLGKKKGETATIKTPAGEMEFEVVKITA comes from the coding sequence ATGAGTAAGAAAATATCATACTATACGAAGGAAGGATTGGAAAAACTGAAAGGTGAATTGACACACCTCAAGTCGAAGGGTCGTGCCGACATTGCCCACCAGATCGCGGAAGCCCGCGACAAAGGCGACCTCAGTGAAAATGCAGAGTACGATGCTGCCAAAGATGCACAAGGTCACCTCGAAGCCAAGATCGCCCAACTGGAAGACCTCGTATCCAACGCGCGCCTGCTCGATGAAACCAATATCGATACCTCGAAAGTATCTATCCTGTCGAAAGTCACTATCAAGAATAAGAAGAACGGCGCTTCGGTTACCTACACCCTGGTGTCGGAAGAAGAAGCTGACCTGAAGGCCGGCAAGATCTCCACTATGTCGCCCATCGGCAAAGGATTGTTGGGAAAGAAAAAAGGCGAGACGGCCACCATCAAAACACCGGCCGGCGAAATGGAATTTGAAGTGGTAAAGATCACCGCCTAA
- a CDS encoding TlpA family protein disulfide reductase: MSALYFFVAKKNLRIKAFFTLCLGFWLMTAPVAAQENPEEQAMIQVQRMAAYFNNRNFVKYTGFIAPGEYGNKETQKEKFIANLKENVPGGAEIMNLERVAFKTFDTSQQILLLANYQDQYRFIAGISEDGERWLFTQPLHQSTHFEIIQELIPLFDTSFASLIDPGFRKRVRFTLGKPLPPFKFIDLKGDSITLDQLKGKRIVLNFWLGGCKSCIDEIPQLNDLVKASDGNTVFIAPVFYTSKESLQTSVAAQIFLYKVVTPYNHDGYSVHYFPMHIVTDENHVVVLKLQGDDPDHLKKIREALEKRAR, translated from the coding sequence ATGAGCGCATTGTATTTCTTCGTTGCGAAAAAGAACCTCCGCATAAAAGCTTTCTTCACGCTTTGTCTTGGATTTTGGTTGATGACCGCGCCGGTTGCAGCCCAGGAAAATCCCGAAGAGCAGGCCATGATCCAGGTCCAACGAATGGCGGCTTACTTCAACAACCGGAACTTTGTAAAATACACCGGCTTCATCGCTCCCGGTGAGTATGGCAACAAGGAAACGCAAAAAGAAAAATTCATCGCCAACCTGAAGGAAAACGTACCGGGTGGCGCCGAGATCATGAACCTTGAACGCGTGGCCTTTAAAACATTCGACACCTCCCAACAGATTCTCTTGCTGGCCAACTATCAGGATCAATATCGTTTCATCGCCGGCATCTCCGAAGATGGTGAACGTTGGTTGTTCACCCAGCCTTTGCATCAATCCACGCATTTCGAGATCATCCAGGAACTCATCCCCTTGTTCGACACTTCCTTTGCTTCGCTCATCGATCCGGGTTTTCGAAAGCGCGTTCGCTTCACCTTGGGGAAGCCACTGCCCCCGTTTAAGTTCATCGATCTGAAAGGCGATTCCATCACGCTTGACCAGTTGAAAGGCAAGCGCATTGTGTTGAACTTCTGGCTGGGGGGATGTAAATCCTGCATCGATGAGATCCCACAACTGAACGATCTCGTGAAAGCTTCCGATGGAAACACCGTATTCATTGCTCCTGTTTTTTATACATCAAAAGAATCGCTGCAGACCTCGGTGGCCGCGCAAATATTTTTATACAAGGTTGTCACGCCCTATAACCATGACGGCTACAGTGTGCATTACTTCCCCATGCATATCGTGACCGACGAGAACCACGTGGTGGTGCTGAAATTGCAAGGCGATGATCCCGACCACCTGAAAAAAATAAGGGAAGCGTTAGAGAAACGCGCGCGATAG
- a CDS encoding 6-phosphofructokinase: MSKKILILTGGGDCPGLNAVIRGIAKRARRERGWETYGCIEGFNGVFNEPQEIVRLTSKLTGGIHVRGGTILKTTNKSNPINFPMVQPDGTTKFVDRSDELVAKLKALHFDAVINIGGDGSQKISKVLFDKGIPVIGVPKTIDNDLSATDMTFGFQTAVQIATDSFDKLVTTAESHHRVMIMEVMGRDAGWIALHTAIAGGAEVCLIPEIPYDVNKLVKRIALRYKKGRGFVNIVIAEGACPKAGTIHSTKGDKGSEHVRLGGVAYQLSKQLKDAGCTAEIRETVLGHVQRGGSPVAFDRVLATLFGVKAFELVLEKKFGRMVAYQNNNITSVTLEEATKDYNFVKTDSYLVKAAKGLNISFGD; the protein is encoded by the coding sequence ATGTCTAAAAAGATCCTTATTCTCACCGGGGGTGGTGACTGCCCCGGGCTCAACGCCGTCATCCGTGGAATTGCAAAACGTGCCCGCAGGGAAAGAGGCTGGGAGACCTACGGCTGCATCGAAGGGTTCAACGGCGTGTTCAACGAACCCCAGGAAATTGTCCGCCTCACCTCCAAGCTCACCGGCGGCATTCACGTACGCGGCGGCACGATCCTGAAGACCACCAACAAATCGAATCCCATCAATTTTCCCATGGTGCAGCCCGACGGCACCACCAAATTTGTGGACCGCTCCGACGAGCTTGTGGCCAAGTTGAAAGCCCTTCACTTCGACGCCGTGATCAACATCGGTGGCGACGGCTCTCAAAAAATTTCGAAAGTGCTTTTCGACAAAGGCATTCCCGTCATTGGCGTACCCAAGACCATCGACAACGACCTTTCGGCCACGGACATGACGTTCGGTTTTCAAACCGCCGTACAAATTGCCACCGACAGTTTCGACAAACTCGTGACGACCGCCGAAAGCCATCACCGCGTCATGATCATGGAAGTGATGGGCCGCGACGCCGGGTGGATCGCCCTGCACACCGCCATTGCCGGTGGCGCCGAAGTTTGTCTGATCCCCGAAATTCCTTACGATGTCAATAAGCTGGTGAAACGCATTGCCCTTCGCTACAAAAAAGGACGCGGCTTTGTGAACATCGTTATCGCGGAAGGCGCTTGTCCAAAAGCGGGAACCATCCACTCCACAAAAGGCGACAAAGGCTCGGAGCATGTTCGCCTGGGCGGTGTGGCTTATCAACTTTCCAAACAATTGAAAGATGCCGGATGCACGGCCGAGATCCGCGAGACCGTGCTGGGTCATGTGCAGCGTGGCGGAAGCCCCGTAGCCTTCGATCGCGTGTTGGCCACCTTGTTTGGCGTGAAAGCTTTTGAGTTGGTGCTGGAGAAAAAATTCGGCCGCATGGTGGCCTACCAGAACAACAACATCACCTCCGTGACCCTGGAAGAAGCTACCAAGGATTATAATTTTGTAAAAACGGATTCATACCTCGTCAAAGCCGCCAAAGGATTGAACATCAGCTTTGGGGATTGA
- a CDS encoding NUDIX hydrolase, with translation MNRQQLIATLQTYPSRDPDEIAFVPRFLDLLHHADAYHRTHLPGHITGSAWIVDTSKKFVLLTHHAKLNKWLQPGGHADGDENILNVALREVNEETGLHPLDTPQSPFDIDIHPIPARPDFPEHLHYDVRFLFIADKNEPLLLSEESHALAWVPLTEVAAISQNNRSMMRMVDKLL, from the coding sequence ATGAACCGCCAGCAACTCATCGCAACCCTGCAGACTTACCCTTCACGCGATCCCGATGAAATCGCCTTTGTCCCCCGCTTTCTCGACCTGCTGCATCACGCCGACGCCTATCACCGCACGCACCTGCCGGGGCACATCACCGGCTCGGCTTGGATCGTGGACACGTCAAAGAAGTTTGTCCTGCTCACGCACCACGCCAAGTTAAACAAATGGCTGCAACCGGGTGGTCACGCCGACGGCGACGAAAACATTTTGAACGTCGCGTTGCGCGAAGTCAACGAAGAAACGGGCCTTCATCCACTGGACACACCACAAAGTCCATTCGACATCGACATCCATCCTATTCCTGCGCGACCGGATTTTCCGGAGCACCTCCACTATGATGTGCGCTTTCTATTTATCGCCGATAAAAATGAACCCTTGTTGCTCTCGGAAGAATCGCATGCGTTAGCCTGGGTGCCCTTGACAGAGGTCGCCGCGATCTCCCAAAACAACCGGTCCATGATGCGGATGGTGGACAAGCTACTTTGA
- a CDS encoding threonine ammonia-lyase: MIKTHHRLSLERIEKAAEKIDSVFLQTPQYADDALSQALGARVILKVETLNPIRSFKGRGAGLLVSEADLHTPLLCASAGNFGQAMAYACRKRNMKLTVYASVHANPLKIEKMRHFGAEVILRGEDFDAAKLEAKRAASQSGGRFVEDSLDIETLEGAATIGLELLKFNEPIDTLLIALGNGAMINGIARVFKARNPQTKIIAVQAQGAPAMVESWQQKKVITHERVQTIADGVAVRIPVQQALEDMEGLVDDALLVEETSILNAMQLIHLHTGVVVEPSGALGIAALIENKDRFQGSTVATILCGGNVTEKQMNDWLWRRV; encoded by the coding sequence ATGATAAAAACGCATCACCGCCTTTCACTGGAACGCATCGAGAAAGCCGCCGAAAAAATAGACAGCGTCTTTCTTCAAACACCACAATATGCCGACGACGCCTTGAGTCAGGCACTGGGCGCACGCGTCATATTGAAGGTGGAGACGCTGAATCCCATCCGTTCCTTCAAGGGTCGCGGCGCCGGCTTGCTGGTTTCGGAGGCCGATCTCCACACCCCACTGCTCTGCGCCAGCGCGGGCAACTTCGGGCAGGCGATGGCGTATGCTTGCCGCAAGCGAAACATGAAACTGACGGTCTACGCCAGCGTCCACGCCAATCCATTGAAGATCGAGAAGATGCGACACTTCGGCGCCGAGGTGATCCTGCGCGGCGAAGACTTTGATGCGGCCAAACTGGAAGCCAAACGCGCTGCATCCCAATCCGGCGGACGCTTCGTGGAAGATAGCCTCGACATCGAAACCCTGGAGGGTGCCGCCACGATTGGACTTGAACTCCTAAAATTTAACGAACCGATAGACACCCTTTTAATTGCCTTGGGAAACGGCGCCATGATCAACGGTATCGCCCGGGTCTTCAAGGCGCGCAACCCGCAGACAAAGATCATTGCCGTGCAAGCCCAGGGCGCACCGGCCATGGTGGAGTCGTGGCAACAAAAGAAAGTGATCACACACGAGCGCGTCCAAACCATTGCCGACGGTGTGGCCGTACGCATACCCGTGCAACAGGCCTTGGAAGACATGGAAGGATTGGTGGACGATGCCCTGTTGGTAGAAGAGACCTCGATACTAAACGCCATGCAACTCATCCATCTCCACACCGGTGTTGTGGTGGAGCCCTCGGGCGCACTCGGCATCGCCGCCCTGATCGAGAACAAAGATCGTTTCCAGGGCAGCACCGTGGCCACTATTCTTTGTGGTGGAAATGTCACCGAAAAACAAATGAACGATTGGCTCTGGCGACGCGTATAA
- a CDS encoding serine hydrolase produces the protein MKYALFFWVSLLAFSTYGQKEDKVLTGKLQETLQGFKGVAGVYVRNLRTGKTVTINADTLFPTASMIKIPITIGMFDRIDRGEIDYHTLLTYKDSLLYEGEDILGSFKNGEKIALSKVMMLMITTSDNTASLWCQSLAGTGTAINAWLEKNGFENTRVNSRTPGREANRTRYGWGQTTPREMAELVTRIRDGKVISPRASERIYRNMIRIYWDSESLSQIPPYIQAASKQGAVDQSRSEVVLVNAPHGDYVFCVITKNQEDQRWTPANEGYVLLRKVSRLLWNYFEPDSKWKPADKIEEWY, from the coding sequence ATGAAATATGCCCTGTTTTTTTGGGTGAGTTTGCTCGCCTTTTCGACGTACGGTCAGAAGGAGGACAAGGTGCTCACCGGCAAGCTACAGGAAACCCTCCAGGGCTTCAAAGGTGTGGCCGGTGTGTATGTCCGCAACCTTCGCACCGGAAAGACTGTCACCATAAACGCTGACACGCTTTTTCCGACCGCCAGCATGATCAAAATCCCCATTACCATCGGTATGTTCGACCGTATCGATCGGGGTGAGATCGATTATCACACCCTCCTAACCTATAAGGACTCCCTGCTCTATGAAGGCGAAGACATTCTCGGTTCGTTCAAAAACGGGGAAAAGATCGCCCTCAGCAAGGTGATGATGCTCATGATCACCACCAGCGACAACACGGCGAGCCTCTGGTGCCAATCGCTCGCCGGCACGGGCACGGCCATCAACGCCTGGCTGGAGAAAAACGGCTTTGAAAATACGCGTGTCAACTCGCGAACGCCTGGCCGCGAAGCCAACCGCACGCGCTACGGCTGGGGACAAACCACCCCACGCGAAATGGCCGAACTGGTGACCCGCATCCGCGATGGGAAGGTCATCAGCCCACGGGCGAGCGAACGGATCTACCGGAATATGATCCGCATCTATTGGGACAGCGAATCGCTTTCACAAATACCGCCCTACATTCAGGCCGCTTCGAAACAAGGCGCCGTGGATCAATCGCGTTCCGAAGTAGTGCTGGTCAATGCGCCTCACGGGGACTATGTCTTCTGCGTCATCACCAAAAACCAAGAAGACCAACGCTGGACACCCGCCAACGAAGGCTACGTGTTGTTGCGCAAGGTATCGCGACTGTTGTGGAATTATTTCGAACCCGATTCCAAATGGAAACCTGCCGACAAGATCGAAGAATGGTATTGA
- a CDS encoding L-threonylcarbamoyladenylate synthase, with the protein MAEIGTDILKAKALLENGELVAIPTETVYGLAGNALQAEAVTKIFKVKERPEFDPLIVHVPNFDHVQKYAAEIPEGAALLAKHFWPGPLTLLLKKKDIIPDLVTSGLDTVGLRCPDHPFTRELLSALAFPLAAPSANPFGYVSPTRPAHVNDQLGQKIPYILDGGPCGVGIESTIVGFEKNVPVVYRMGGLSVEAIEGVVGKIILQAYSSSNPKTPGQLKSHYAPGHKVVIGKIEELLRRYPTQTCGLLTFQKNYHFPYQYVLSPSGTLEEAAQNLFTALREFDKMPIDIILSEPVPDQGLGRAINDRIRRAAATDTP; encoded by the coding sequence ATGGCAGAAATAGGGACCGACATTTTAAAAGCGAAGGCCCTCCTGGAAAACGGAGAACTGGTTGCCATTCCCACCGAAACCGTATATGGTCTTGCCGGCAATGCGCTGCAAGCGGAAGCGGTAACAAAGATCTTCAAAGTAAAAGAGCGTCCCGAATTCGACCCATTGATCGTGCACGTTCCCAACTTTGACCACGTGCAAAAATATGCCGCAGAAATTCCGGAAGGTGCCGCGTTGCTCGCCAAACATTTCTGGCCCGGCCCGCTCACACTGCTGCTGAAAAAAAAGGACATCATCCCCGACCTCGTAACCTCCGGGCTGGACACTGTTGGCCTTCGCTGTCCCGATCATCCATTCACCCGCGAGCTGCTCTCCGCATTGGCCTTTCCCCTGGCCGCTCCCAGTGCCAACCCCTTTGGCTATGTGAGCCCGACACGCCCCGCGCACGTGAACGACCAATTGGGACAGAAGATCCCTTACATCCTCGACGGCGGCCCCTGCGGTGTGGGCATTGAATCGACGATCGTGGGGTTTGAAAAAAATGTTCCGGTCGTCTATCGCATGGGTGGGCTGAGTGTGGAAGCGATCGAAGGTGTGGTGGGCAAAATTATTTTGCAGGCCTATTCGTCATCAAATCCCAAAACACCCGGTCAGTTAAAAAGCCATTATGCGCCGGGCCACAAAGTGGTGATCGGGAAGATCGAAGAGTTGCTGCGCCGCTATCCAACCCAAACCTGCGGTTTGCTCACGTTTCAAAAAAATTATCATTTCCCTTATCAATACGTGTTGTCGCCGTCGGGCACACTGGAGGAGGCCGCGCAAAATTTATTTACCGCGCTGCGCGAATTCGACAAGATGCCCATCGACATCATTCTTTCCGAACCCGTACCCGACCAGGGCCTGGGCCGCGCCATCAACGACCGTATCCGCCGCGCCGCCGCTACCGACACCCCCTGA
- a CDS encoding HIT family protein, translating into MASIFTKIINREIPAYILAEDERYIAFLDINPLVLGHALVVPKKEVDFIFDLDDDTLGGITVFAKKVAHAIKKAVPCRRVGVAVVGLEVPHVHVHLIPMTTMNDINFTRPKLTPSSAELTQVADAILKAIK; encoded by the coding sequence ATGGCCTCTATCTTCACGAAGATCATCAACCGCGAAATCCCGGCCTACATCCTGGCCGAGGACGAGCGCTACATCGCCTTCCTCGACATCAACCCGCTGGTGTTGGGCCACGCCCTCGTCGTTCCCAAAAAAGAAGTTGACTTCATCTTTGACCTGGACGACGATACGCTCGGAGGAATAACGGTGTTTGCAAAGAAAGTTGCGCACGCCATCAAAAAAGCCGTGCCCTGCCGTCGCGTAGGCGTAGCGGTAGTCGGCTTGGAAGTGCCACATGTGCACGTTCATCTTATTCCGATGACCACCATGAACGATATCAACTTCACGCGACCCAAGCTCACCCCATCTTCTGCCGAGTTAACACAAGTGGCAGACGCCATCCTGAAAGCCATAAAGTAA